A part of Sugiyamaella lignohabitans strain CBS 10342 chromosome D, complete sequence genomic DNA contains:
- the POL92 gene encoding polyprotein of L1-like non-LTR retrotransposon Zorro 3 (allele of CaO19.8194) yields MSELDIILVQEPGLNKGGTVIQHSSWVAVHSGEGKQRTNAITYISAKLRGRLPVIMDRGLTNENMVSITLGNLTITNIYNRQSEELHPLKQWCHRVEGDDSGNLRVIAGDFNLHHPLWQTNALASRDSKMWVDWASDHDLMLASRADEATHMAGNTIDLVFTDSRINTTMRESLDVGSDHFMLKWNLHTELVQAELVCTPTQGFNYKKADWEVFAEEVNRLSKQMDVPSSLTTSKTTENCLKSADKFAERIVAILQEALKISTPKLNITFRSKRWWTPELKQLKLRVQRLRRRAKRYPTEAHIKERQEANARYKRELMIAKAKNWNGFLSQVTTQNVWLALKLVKPTENQVSLLPALRIDDDKHTQTYGEQISELFNSLFPSVPPSTKGVKPVEASANWPKLRKKEVQSALQDQASYKAPGPDGVKTKAIKEAWKQKSFRKLVKGLFSYCLRVGYHPKIFRKGLTVVLPKPKRDPTLARSYRPITLLSTLGKVLEKIFQRRLTALTATCIPRQQFGGRHGFSAVDALTKLSEDIQYNLSRSKVTSILAIDIKGAFDNVHRDSLLSTMEQMNLPVPVQNWVYHFMCGRRTSLMVDGKVTRERKINTGIPQGSPISPLLFLIYSSPLYSIVQENGGKVIGFVDDITIYVTGKSRDENTKRLSNILQKCHEWATSAHTAIDYGEKLGFMHVDNQRTSKKRQLRLVLPSGERRQASPTLKLLGVTLDSQWKFSKHVDAIAIKGKMVLGIIRRLGGITWGVTGASMRNLYQGCVRPILEYASPVWYPKITKQEREQLQRIQNTGLRAILGGYHQTPIDCLHRDTDIMPLEQRYDTLQDNYIVRLHRNVDPENPVNAESTWWRKHMEHNELVQRLYEVLPKEEIFQDRIRRRKPPWKKEDMECESKAWKVKSELKKKIYQRHHTIWETQYRTSAKGEFYRSYTLPRLYNADHKNPLRYFLNECSKNELSKLVQLRTAKGAFGMFFKRFKINNRPHQCECGEEEDVKHLLCECPVTENHRQILRDASATLDLKVLLDSKKGLKAVLAFLAKAPQLL; encoded by the coding sequence ATGAGTGAATTGGATATTATCCTGGTCCAAGAGCCAGGCCTTAACAAAGGGGGTACTGTAATCCAACACTCTAGTTGGGTAGCAGTCCATTCTGGGGAAGGTAAGCAGAGGACGAATGCAATAACATATATCAGCGCCAAGCTCCGTGGGCGACTCCCGGTTATCATGGATCGTGGCCTGACAAATGAAAACATGGTGAGTATCACTTTAGGTAATCTAACGATCACCAACATTTACAACAGGCAAAGCGAGGAACTACACCCGCTTAAGCAGTGGTGCCATAGGGTCGAAGGGGACGACAGTGGGAACCTTAGGGTTATTGCTGGCGATTTCAACCTTCACCACCCATTGTGGCAAACTAATGCTTTGGCTAGCAGGGACTCGAAAATGTGGGTTGATTGGGCTTCTGATCATGACTTGATGTTAGCCTCTAGGGCAGATGAGGCGACACACATGGCAGGGAACACCATTGACTTGGTGTTTACAGACAGCAGAATCAATACCACTATGAGGGAAAGCTTGGATGTGGGGTCTGACCACTTCATGCTCAAGTGGAACCTACACACTGAATTAGTGCAAGCCGAGCTAGTGTGTACACCAACTCAAGGCTTCAATTATAAAAAGGCCGATTGGGAGGTCTTTGCTGAGGAAGTCAATCGACTCTCGAAGCAAATGGATGTCCCAAGCAGTCTCACGACGAGTAAGACAACCGAGAATTGTCTAAAGTCGGCTGATAAATTCGCTGAGAGGATAGTAGCAATACTCCAGGAAGCGTTGAAGATCAGTACGCCTAAGCTTAACATCACATTTAGAAGCAAGAGATGGTGGACGCCAGAACTCAAACAACTCAAGCTCAGAGTCCAACGTTTGAGGAGGCGGGCGAAGCGTTATCCTACTGAAGCTCACATAAAAGAGCGCCAGGAGGCTAATGCACGCTACAAAAGAGAACTCATGATAGCTAAGGCGAAGAACTGGAATGGTTTTTTGTCACAGGTGACTACTCAAAATGTTTGGCTGGCTCTCAAGCTGGTGAAACCAACAGAAAACCAAGTATCCCTCCTGCCCGCTCTGCGTATTGATGACGATAAACATACGCAGACGTATGGGGAACAGATTAGTGAGTTATTTAACAGCCTCTTTCCTTCGGTGCCGCCTTCCACTAAGGGGGTCAAGCCAGTCGAAGCCAGTGCGAATTGGCCAAAATTGCGCAAAAAGGAAGTGCAGTCTGCGTTACAAGACCAGGCGTCCTACAAGGCACCTGGACCTGACGGAGTCAAAACCAAGGCCATTAAAGAAGCATGGAAACAAAAATCCTTTCGAAAATTGGTCAAAGGACTATTTTCTTACTGTCTTCGCGTGGGCTATCATCCAAAGATCTTTCGTAAAGGTCTCACGGTTGTGTTGCCTAAGCCGAAGAGAGACCCAACGTTGGCTCGTTCATATCGACCAATCACTCTACTAAGTACCCTTGGTAAAGTATTAGAGAAAATATTCCAAAGACGACTAACAGCACTCACGGCTACGTGCATACCACGCCAGCAATTTGGAGGACGTCATGGTTTTTCAGCTGTTGACGCCCTTACGAAATTGTCGGAAGACATTCAGTATAACTTGAGCAGGTCGAAAGTGACGTCTATCTTGGCGATAGACATAAAAGGAGCTTTTGATAACGTGCATAGAGATAGTCTACTCTCCACCATGGAACAGATGAACCTTCCTGTACCTGTACAGAATTGGGTCTATCACTTTATGTGTGGGAGACGTACAAGTCTCATGGTTGATGGGAAGGTAACAAGGGAGAGAAAGATAAACACTGGGATACCTCAGGGATCACCGATCTCACCCTTGCTATTTCTAATCTACTCGAGTCCTCTCTACTCTATAGTACAGGAGAATGGCGGCAAAGTTATCGGTTTCGTAGATGACATTACAATTTACGTTACAGGCAAAAGCAGAGATGAGAACACCAAGCGACTTAGTAACATCTTACAGAAGTGTCATGAATGGGCAACGTCAGCACATACCGCTATCGACTACGGAGAAAAGCTGGGCTTCATGCATGTAGACAATCAAAGAACCTCAAAGAAACGACAGTTAAGGTTGGTTTTACCTTCTGGGGAGCGACGACAGGCTTCACCCACGCTCAAATTATTGGGAGTGACGTTAGATAGTCAGTGGAAGTTCTCCAAACATGTTGACGCGATAGCGATAAAGGGGAAAATGGTCTTAGGAATTATACGCCGATTGGGGGGAATAACCTGGGGTGTCACAGGGGCTTCGATGCGCAACCTATACCAAGGCTGTGTAAGACCCATATTGGAGTATGCAAGTCCAGTGTGGTATCCTAAGATAACCAAACAAGAACGGGAGCAGCTTCAACGCATTCAAAATACGGGATTACGAGCCATATTGGGTGGTTATCATCAAACACCCATCGATTGCCTCCATAGAGATACTGACATCATGCCTTTAGAGCAACGATATGATACCTTACAGGATAATTATATCGTGCGACTACATCGTAATGTGGATCCTGAGAACCCAGTTAATGCTGAGTCTACATGGTGGAGAAAGCATATGGAACACAATGAGTTGGTCCAACGACTCTATGAGGTTCTACCCAAAGAGGAAATCTTTCAAGACCGGATTCGACGACGGAAACCGCCGTGGAAGAAAGAGGACATGGAATGTGAAAGTAAAGCCTGGAAGGTCAAGAGTGAactaaagaaaaagatttaTCAAAGACATCACACAATATGGGAAACACAATACCGGACGTCTGCAAAAGGAGAGTTTTACCGGTCATATACTCTTCCAAGGTTATATAATGCAGACCACAAAAACCCTTTGAGATATTTCTTAAATGAATGCTCAAAGAATGAACTCAGTAAACTGGTGCAGTTACGAACAGCCAAAGGAGCGTTTGGAATGTTCTTCAAGAGGtttaaaatcaacaaccgACCCCATCAATGTGAATGTggagaggaagaagatgttaAACATCTATTATGTGAGTGCCCAGTCACTGAAAATCATCGTCAGATCTTACGTGATGCTTCTGCGACGCTAGATCTAAAAGTCCTACTTGATTCCAAGAAGGGCTTAAAAGCGGTATTGGCTTTTTTGGCCAAAGCTCCGCAATTACTTTAG
- the STR2 gene encoding Str2p (Cystathionine gamma-synthase, converts cysteine into cystathionine; STR2 has a paralog, YML082W, that arose from the whole genome duplication; GO_component: GO:0005737 - cytoplasm [Evidence IEA,IEA]; GO_component: GO:0005737 - cytoplasm [Evidence IDA] [PMID 14562095]; GO_component: GO:0005634 - nucleus [Evidence IEA,IEA]; GO_component: GO:0005634 - nucleus [Evidence IDA] [PMID 14562095]; GO_function: GO:0003824 - catalytic activity [Evidence IEA]; GO_function: GO:0003962 - cystathionine gamma-synthase activity [Evidence IEA]; GO_function: GO:0003962 - cystathionine gamma-synthase activity [Evidence IMP] [PMID 10821189]; GO_function: GO:0030170 - pyridoxal phosphate binding [Evidence IEA]; GO_function: GO:0016740 - transferase activity [Evidence IEA]; GO_process: GO:0008652 - cellular amino acid biosynthetic process [Evidence IEA]; GO_process: GO:0009086 - methionine biosynthetic process [Evidence IEA]; GO_process: GO:0006790 - sulfur compound metabolic process [Evidence IMP] [PMID 10821189]; GO_process: GO:0019346 - transsulfuration [Evidence IMP] [PMID 10821189]), with product MPSIDSPPTAVGCPIPSNTPHAVSVTLPSWAANVAYEEGENWVASKMSSGYPRFFVHHRIQALSDEIESSYGREGEKSLIFPSYATACRCRDFIKRYSTLQPCPVRIVQLSTPKPSEGQDDGSSIQAHIAVVFFPQSEYSVARKYWQHTGEGVSSRLGEYFLEHWGDNNPHNGGGNGANTSSGKGSYKDFHRRSSQSPVLEGLSENSNSNADSNKEQSTFVEERFGRNLDLSFAPAAKLALRRRIAGKITESGTSASRHGNFEELSEDDVYLYATGMTSIYSAHRAVLEALGDGKKKSVCFGFPYTDTLKILEKWGPGVHFYGNGEQPDLAALEKLLEDGEQIVALFCEFPSNPLLKSPDLVNIRRLADKYNFAVVVDETVGNFVNIHVLPYSDIVVSSLTKVFSGESNVMGGSLVLNPRGKHFKALKDTLGRQYEDNFWAEDAIYLERNSRDFAKRNEKININTEAVTELLRQSPIIKDLFYPKYVSTKEYYDTCRVDGGGYGGLFSIVFHNPQHAKNFFDRMVMAKGPSLGTNFTLSCPYTIIAHYLELDFVEKFGVDRHLVRISVGLEETEELLERFRKGLEACVE from the coding sequence ATGCCTTCTATAGATTCTCCACCAACTGCAGTTGGATGTCCAATCCCTTCCAACACTCCACATGCTGTCAGTGTAACACTTCCTTCATGGGCGGCCAATGTGGCTTATGAAGAAGGAGAGAACTGGGTAGCATCCAAAATGAGCTCTGGATATCCTcgtttttttgttcatcACAGGATTCAAGCCTTGAGTGACGAAATTGAGAGTTCATATGGACGAGAAGGTGAAAAGAGTCTGATTTTCCCCAGTTATGCCACTGCGTGTAGATGCCGAGACTTTATCAAAAGATATTCAACCTTACAACCATGCCCTGTTCGTATTGTTCAGTTATCCACACCAAAACCATCTGAGGGTCAAGATGACGGATCTTCTATACAAGCCCATATCGCTGTGGTGTTTTTCCCTCAGTCAGAATACTCAGTAGCTAGAAAGTACTGGCAGCATACTGGAGAAGGTGTTTCCTCTAGGCTTGGAGAATACTTCTTAGAGCACTGGGGCGACAATAATCCTCAtaatggtggtggtaatggGGCGAATACTAGTTCAGGTAAAGGCTCATACAAAGATTTTCATCGCCGTAGCTCACAGAGTCCAGTTCTAGAAGGACTATCTGAAAATTCAAACAGTAATGCTGATTCTAATAAAGAACAGTCTAcatttgttgaagaaagaTTCGGTCGTAACCTGGACTTGTCATTtgccccagctgccaaaCTGGCCCTTCGTCGTAGAATCGCTGGTAAGATCACTGAAAGTGGTACAAGTGCTTCTCGGCATGGAAATTTCGAAGAACtgagtgaagatgatgtgTATTTATATGCAACTGGTATGACGAGTATTTACAGTGCTCACCGGGCGGTTTTAGAGGCTTTAGGAGACGGGAAAAAGAAGTCTGTGTGTTTTGGCTTTCCTTACACTGACACCTTAAAAATCCTAGAAAAGTGGGGACCAGGCGTTCACTTTTATGGAAACGGTGAACAGCCAGATCTGGCCGCGCTAGAAAAGCTGCTAGAGGATGGTGAACAAATTGTTGCATTATTCTGTGAGTTCCCTTCAAACCCATTGTTGAAATCTCCCGACTTGGTTAATATCCGTCGACTGGCCGACAAGTACAATTTCGCCGTAGTAGTTGATGAGACTGTAGGAAACTTCGTTAACATCCATGTCTTGCCGTATTCCGATATCGTTGTTTCCAGTCTGACAAAGGTGTTCAGTGGTGAAAGTAATGTTATGGGTGGTAGCCTTGTGTTAAATCCTCGAGGAAAGCATTTCAAAGCTCTAAAGGATACTCTTGGCCGCCAGTATGAGGATAATTTCTGGGCAGAGGATGCTATCTATCTTGAGCGTAATAGTAGAGACTTTGCCAAGCGTAACGAAAAGATTAACATAAATACCGAAGCTGTTACTGAATTACTTCGTCAATCTCCAATTATCAAAGACCTTTTCTATCCTAAATATGTTTCTACCAAGGAGTACTACGATACGTGTAGAGTTGATGGCGGAGGATATGGTGGTCTCTTCTCGATTGTGTTTCACAATCCCCAACACGCTAAGAACTTTTTCGACAGAATGGTCATGGCCAAGGGCCCTAGTTTGGGAACAAATTTCACTCTCTCGTGTCCATATACCATCATTGCGCATTACTTGGAACTAGACTTTGTAGAAAAATTTGGTGTTGACCGCCACCTTGTGAGGATTAGTGTCGGTCTTGAAGAAACCGAGGAACTTCTCGAGCGATTCAGAAAAGGTTTGGAAGCATGTGTAGAATAA